A single region of the Acetonema longum DSM 6540 genome encodes:
- a CDS encoding sensor histidine kinase: MDRFNSITCRITGLMFLAVALTVFLLIYLANEQMIELFQEYLVVQQMETHMGDASGHLSGGGHSMTGMGPLEESFLASVHQSLIWVGLAILATGLAASYTLARSITVPLRNLSRAARKLEQGDYDQKVVVETKDEIGELADIFNRMAETLATNTNLRRQLLANIAHELKTPLTVIQGHLEGMVDGVIAANKEQLLSLHEEAVRLNRLLKDLRDLSLAEVRQLALEKRPTDINQLVGRAVAMLKPLADAKDIQISCSLAAALPEISIDRDRMSQVIYNILVNAVRYSPPKGRVEVTTVLREEDLCRRLTVSVADNGPGIETEDIPYIFDHFYRSDKSRDRKSGGSGLGLAIVKQLVEIHGGQVTVSSQKEKGTIFRVVLPVE; this comes from the coding sequence ATGGATAGGTTCAACAGCATCACCTGCCGAATTACCGGCTTGATGTTTCTGGCGGTGGCTCTGACGGTGTTCTTGCTCATTTACCTGGCCAATGAACAGATGATCGAACTGTTTCAGGAGTACCTGGTGGTGCAGCAGATGGAAACCCACATGGGAGACGCCTCGGGGCATCTTTCAGGGGGTGGGCACAGTATGACCGGAATGGGGCCGCTGGAAGAAAGTTTTTTAGCCTCGGTGCATCAGTCTTTGATCTGGGTGGGACTGGCCATTTTAGCAACCGGCCTGGCAGCAAGCTATACCCTGGCCCGCAGCATCACAGTGCCCCTTAGAAACTTGAGCCGGGCAGCCCGAAAGCTTGAGCAGGGGGATTATGACCAGAAAGTAGTCGTAGAAACCAAGGATGAAATTGGAGAACTGGCGGATATTTTCAACCGGATGGCTGAAACTCTGGCCACCAACACCAATCTGCGTCGCCAGTTATTGGCCAATATCGCCCATGAGCTGAAAACTCCCCTGACTGTCATCCAGGGTCATCTGGAAGGTATGGTGGACGGGGTCATTGCGGCGAACAAAGAGCAGCTTTTGTCTCTGCACGAAGAAGCCGTCCGGTTAAACCGTCTACTAAAGGACCTGCGGGATCTGTCCCTGGCGGAAGTCCGGCAACTGGCGCTGGAAAAGCGGCCCACTGATATCAATCAGCTGGTTGGCCGGGCGGTGGCTATGCTCAAGCCCCTGGCTGACGCCAAGGATATTCAGATTAGCTGCAGCCTGGCCGCGGCTTTGCCGGAGATCAGCATTGACCGGGACCGCATGAGCCAGGTGATTTATAATATTTTGGTCAACGCTGTCCGCTACTCGCCTCCGAAAGGCAGGGTAGAGGTGACTACGGTCCTGAGAGAAGAGGATCTCTGCCGGCGGCTGACCGTTTCTGTGGCTGACAATGGACCGGGGATCGAAACCGAAGATATTCCCTATATTTTTGATCATTTCTACCGCAGTGATAAATCCCGTGACCGCAAAAGCGGCGGATCGGGTTTGGGTTTGGCTATCGTAAAGCAACTGGTGGAAATCCACGGGGGCCAGGTGACAGTATCGAGTCAAAAAGAAAAAGGAACGATTTTTCGGGTGGTATTACCGGTAGAATGA